In a single window of the Mesoplodon densirostris isolate mMesDen1 chromosome 18, mMesDen1 primary haplotype, whole genome shotgun sequence genome:
- the FAM187A gene encoding Ig-like V-type domain-containing protein FAM187A, producing the protein MNLAQATVLLWVLGSLQAFEIVEKENIFQRTPCPAFLMFDNAAYLADMSIELPCHCKPEEVSAVVWYYQKHLGSSHTKVLTDFDGRVLTEAAQVRVGSDMLVRFSIRMFSLLVFRVQPEDSGLYFCGTRKGDYFYAYDVDIQSSEGMKATFKDQGQEPFADEYHGSLHVFTTFWEWTPCDRCGVRGEQWRIGLCYLQSPGLSPRYRKTMPDVVSCGSRAVPRQLRAKASSHAPELLLRSCLVPCEKKKIQEGVMALFSYVSKVGSRPWLPQVPIQFHQQRLGHGLIISCPGARPEHAVAWDKDQQNLYRTQYLEGVNRSMRVFIDHGNHLHIRFTRLEDRGIYYCWRQGVRIAGLRLGVTSRGRYPVSFSNPEIRATLVRTLIGYLVITAVFITIHLCRCCCYLFRCCPNFSP; encoded by the coding sequence ATGAACCTGGCCCAGGCCACTGTGCTCCTATGGGTGTTGGGGAGCCTCCAGGCCTTTGAAATCGTGGAGAAGGAGAACATTTTTCAGAGGACCCCCTGCCCAGCGTTCCTGATGTTTGACAATGCAGCCTACCTGGCTGACATGAGCATCGAGCTCCCCTGCCACTGCAAGCCCGAGGAGGTGTCCGCTGTCGTCTGGTACTATCAGAAACACCTCGGCAGCAGCCACACCAAAGTGCTGACGGACTTTGATGGGCGGGTCCTGACGGAGGCAGCCCAGGTGCGTGTGGGCAGCGACATGCTGGTCCGCTTCAGCATCCGCATGTTCAGCCTGTTGGTCTTCCGGGTGCAGCCCGAGGACTCAGGCTTGTATTTCTGCGGCACCCGCAAGGGGGACTACTTTTATGCCTACGACGTGGACATCCAGAGCAGTGAGGGGATGAAGGCCACCTTCAAGGACCAGGGCCAGGAGCCCTTCGCAGATGAGTACCACGGGAGCCTCCACGTCTTCACCACCTTCTGGGAGTGGACCCCCTGCGACCGCTGCGGGGTGCGCGGGGAGCAGTGGCGCATTGGCCTGTGTTACCTGCAGAGCCCAGGCCTCTCCCCCCGCTACCGCAAGACAATGCCCGACGTGGTGTCCTGTGGTTCGCGGGCTGTACCCAGGCAGCTCCGGGCCAAGGCCAGCAGCCACGCCCCCGAGCTGCTGCTTCGGAGCTGCCTGGTGCCCTGCGAGAAGAAGAAGATCCAGGAGGGTGTGATGGCGCTCTTCAGCTACGTGTCCAAAGTGGGCAGCCGGCCCTGGTTGCCCCAGGTGCCCATTCAGTTCCACCAGCAGAGGCTGGGCCACGGACTAATCATCTCCTGTCCCGGGGCCCGGCCGGAGCATGCCGTGGCCTGGGACAAGGACCAGCAGAACCTCTACCGCACGCAGTACCTAGAGGGCGTCAACAGGTCCATGAGGGTGTTCATCGACCACGGCAACCATCTCCACATCCGCTTCACCCGGCTGGAAGACCGGGGCATCTACTATTGCTGGCGGCAGGGCGTGCGCATCGCTGGGTTGCGACTGGGCGTGACATCTCGAGGCCGCTACCCAGTCTCGTTCTCCAACCCCGAGATTCGGGCCACCCTGGTGCGCACCCTGATAGGCTACCTGGTCATCACGGCAGTCTTCATCACTATTCACCTCTGTCGTTGCTGCTGTTACTTATTCCGCTGTTGTCCCAACTTCTCCCCCTAG
- the GFAP gene encoding glial fibrillary acidic protein isoform X1 — MERRRVTSAVRRSYVSSSEMGVGGRRLGPGTRLSLARMPSPRPARVDFSLAGALNSSFKETRASERAEMMELNDRFASYIEKVRFLEQQNKALAAELNQLRAKEPTKLADVYQAELRELRLRLDQLTANSARLEVERDNLAQDLGTLRQKLQDETNLRLEAENNLAAYRQEADEATLGRLDLERKTESLEEEIRFWRKIHEEEVRELQEQLAQQQVHVEMDVAKPDLTAALREIRTQYEAVASSNMHEAEEWYRSKFADLTDAAARNAELLRQAKHEANDYRRQLQALTCDLESLRGTNESLERQMREQEERHAREAASYLEALARLEEEGQSLKDEMARHLQEYQDLLSVKLALDIEIATYRKLLEGEENRITIPVQTFSNLQIRGGKSTKEGESHKVTRHLKSLTIQVIPIQAHQIVNGAPAGSALETSLDTNSVTEGHLKRNIVVKTVEMRDGEVIKESKQEHKDVM; from the exons ATGGAGAGGAGACGGGTCACCTCAGCGGTTCGCCGCTCCTATGTCTCCTCctcagagatgggggtggggggccgcCGCCTGGGTCCTGGCACCCGCCTGTCCCTGGCTCGAATGCCATCTCCACGCCCGGCCCGGGTGGACTTCTCCTTGGCCGGGGCGCTCAACTCCAGCTTCAAGGAGACCCGGGCCAGTGAGCGGGCGGAGATGATGGAGCTCAATGACCGCTTCGCCAGCTACATCGAGAAGGTGCGCTTCCTGGAACAGCAGAACAAGGCGCTGGCTGCCGAGCTGAACCAGCTGCGGGCCAAGGAGCCCACCAAGCTTGCCGACGTCTACCAGGCGGAGCTGCGCGAGCTGCGGCTGCGGCTTGATCAACTTACCGCCAACAGCGCCCGGCTCGAGGTGGAGAGGGACAACCTGGCGCAGGACCTGGGCACCCTGAGGCAGAA GCTCCAGGATGAAACCAACCTGAGGCTGGAGGCTGAGAACAACCTGGCTGCCTATCGACAG GAGGCAGATGAAGCCACCCTGGGCCGTCTGGATCTGGAGAGGAAGACTGAGTCTCTGGAGGAGGAAATCCGGTTCTGGAGGAAGATCCATGAGGAG GAGGTGCGGGAGCTCCAGGAGCAGCTGGCTCAGCAGCAGGTCCACGTGGAGATGGATGTGGCCAAGCCCgacctcacagcagccctgagaGAGATCCGTACACAGTACGAGGCAGTGGCATCCAGCAACATGCATGAGGCGGAGGAGTGGTACCGCTCCAAG TTTGCGGACTTGACGGACGCTGCTGCTCGCAACGCGGAGCTGCTCCGCCAGGCCAAGCACGAGGCCAACGACTACCGGCGCCAGCTGCAGGCCTTAACCTGCGACCTGGAGTCCTTGCGCGGCACG AACGAGTCCCTGGAGAGGCAGATGCGGGAGCAGGAGGAGCGCCACGCCCGGGAGGCGGCGAGTTACCTGGAGGCGCTGGCCCGGCTGGAAGAGGAGGGGCAGAGCCTCAAGGACGAGATGGCCCGCCACCTGCAGGAGTACCAGGACCTGCTCAGCGTTAAACTGGCCCTGGATATCGAGATCGCCACCTACAGGAAGCTGCTGGAGGGCGAGGAGAACCG CATCACCATTCCTGTGCAGACCTTCTCCAACCTGCAGATCCGAG GGGGCAAAAGCACCAAAGAAGGGGAAAGTCACAAGGTCACAAGACATCTCAAAAGCCTCACAATACAAGTTATACCAATACAGGCTCACCAGATTGTAAATGGAGCCCCCGCCGGCTCGGCTCTCG AAACCAGCCTGGACACCAATTCCGTGACAGAAGGCCACCTCAAGAGGAACATCGTGGTGAAGACTGTGGAGATGCGGGATGGAGAG GTCATTAAGGAGTCCAAGCAGGAGCACAAGGATGTGATGTGA
- the GFAP gene encoding glial fibrillary acidic protein isoform X2: MERRRVTSAVRRSYVSSSEMGVGGRRLGPGTRLSLARMPSPRPARVDFSLAGALNSSFKETRASERAEMMELNDRFASYIEKVRFLEQQNKALAAELNQLRAKEPTKLADVYQAELRELRLRLDQLTANSARLEVERDNLAQDLGTLRQKLQDETNLRLEAENNLAAYRQEADEATLGRLDLERKTESLEEEIRFWRKIHEEEVRELQEQLAQQQVHVEMDVAKPDLTAALREIRTQYEAVASSNMHEAEEWYRSKFADLTDAAARNAELLRQAKHEANDYRRQLQALTCDLESLRGTNESLERQMREQEERHAREAASYLEALARLEEEGQSLKDEMARHLQEYQDLLSVKLALDIEIATYRKLLEGEENRITIPVQTFSNLQIRETSLDTNSVTEGHLKRNIVVKTVEMRDGEVIKESKQEHKDVM; this comes from the exons ATGGAGAGGAGACGGGTCACCTCAGCGGTTCGCCGCTCCTATGTCTCCTCctcagagatgggggtggggggccgcCGCCTGGGTCCTGGCACCCGCCTGTCCCTGGCTCGAATGCCATCTCCACGCCCGGCCCGGGTGGACTTCTCCTTGGCCGGGGCGCTCAACTCCAGCTTCAAGGAGACCCGGGCCAGTGAGCGGGCGGAGATGATGGAGCTCAATGACCGCTTCGCCAGCTACATCGAGAAGGTGCGCTTCCTGGAACAGCAGAACAAGGCGCTGGCTGCCGAGCTGAACCAGCTGCGGGCCAAGGAGCCCACCAAGCTTGCCGACGTCTACCAGGCGGAGCTGCGCGAGCTGCGGCTGCGGCTTGATCAACTTACCGCCAACAGCGCCCGGCTCGAGGTGGAGAGGGACAACCTGGCGCAGGACCTGGGCACCCTGAGGCAGAA GCTCCAGGATGAAACCAACCTGAGGCTGGAGGCTGAGAACAACCTGGCTGCCTATCGACAG GAGGCAGATGAAGCCACCCTGGGCCGTCTGGATCTGGAGAGGAAGACTGAGTCTCTGGAGGAGGAAATCCGGTTCTGGAGGAAGATCCATGAGGAG GAGGTGCGGGAGCTCCAGGAGCAGCTGGCTCAGCAGCAGGTCCACGTGGAGATGGATGTGGCCAAGCCCgacctcacagcagccctgagaGAGATCCGTACACAGTACGAGGCAGTGGCATCCAGCAACATGCATGAGGCGGAGGAGTGGTACCGCTCCAAG TTTGCGGACTTGACGGACGCTGCTGCTCGCAACGCGGAGCTGCTCCGCCAGGCCAAGCACGAGGCCAACGACTACCGGCGCCAGCTGCAGGCCTTAACCTGCGACCTGGAGTCCTTGCGCGGCACG AACGAGTCCCTGGAGAGGCAGATGCGGGAGCAGGAGGAGCGCCACGCCCGGGAGGCGGCGAGTTACCTGGAGGCGCTGGCCCGGCTGGAAGAGGAGGGGCAGAGCCTCAAGGACGAGATGGCCCGCCACCTGCAGGAGTACCAGGACCTGCTCAGCGTTAAACTGGCCCTGGATATCGAGATCGCCACCTACAGGAAGCTGCTGGAGGGCGAGGAGAACCG CATCACCATTCCTGTGCAGACCTTCTCCAACCTGCAGATCCGAG AAACCAGCCTGGACACCAATTCCGTGACAGAAGGCCACCTCAAGAGGAACATCGTGGTGAAGACTGTGGAGATGCGGGATGGAGAG GTCATTAAGGAGTCCAAGCAGGAGCACAAGGATGTGATGTGA
- the KIF18B gene encoding kinesin-like protein KIF18B isoform X1: MVMAVENSVVRVVVRVRPPTPRELESQRRPVVQVVDERVLVFDPEEPDGGFLGLKWGSVPDGPKKKGKDLTFVFDRVFGEAATQQDVFHHTTHSILDSFLQGYNCSVFAYGATGAGKTHTMLGREGDPGIMYLTTMELYRRLEACREEKKLEVLISYQEVYNEQIHDLLEPKGPLTIREDPDKGVVVQGLSFHQPTSAEQLLGMLTRGNRNRTQHPTDVNATSSRSHAIFQIFVKQQDRIPGLTQALRVAKMSLIDLAGSERASSTHAKGERLREGASINRSLLALINVLNALADAKGRKSHVPYRDSKLTRLLKDSIGGNCRTVMIAAISPSSLAYEDTYNTLKYADRAKEIKLSLKSNVISLDSHISQYASICQQLQAEVAALREKLRVYEAGAQAPQQDSSQPPKAGPPHQPLSSCPSPSRLPSQSCTPELRPGSAVLQEESLGTEAQVEKVVEGNSSDREQPPEGKDEGLAEEVPIQVPAQNLRHPLPGSPDLTLQPKPVVDHLPPRNLGRGRSKQLALRVLCLAQRQYSLLQAANLLTPDMIAEFEMLQQLVQEENTEPGAEATGEPDPARGSPLAQELRSESKSLGYSGPVTRTMARQLSGLIHTLGVPPRPDRTSAQASQRPTEKKRRRPSPLEPDSPPAPKPGTKRQRQSLLPCLRRGTPPEARLPEGPITPTGGRASSPCHSPHFCPATVIKSRVPLGPSALQNCSTPLALPARDLNATFDLSEEAPSKLGFHECVGWDSVPRELDRLDQPFIPSGPRPLFTVKGPKPATSFPRTSARKKRRVVSSSISRGHSRIARLPSSTLKRPAGPLAIPAPPSAKGPCSLAGEEAITPEGLVHPPTACMWWVARSPVVRESVLVVPWSYKAPG; encoded by the exons ATGGTGATGGCGGTGGAAAACAGCGTGGTGCGGGTCGTGGTGCGGGTGCGGCCCCCCACCCCGAGGGAGTTGGAGAGTCAGCGGCGGCCTGTGGTTCAGGTGGTGGATGAGCGGGTGCTGGTGTTTGACCCTGAGGAGCCCGATGGGGGCTTCCTTGGCCTGAAATGGGGCAGCGTTCCTGATGGCCCCAAGAAGAAGGGTAAAGACCTGACGTTTGTCTTTGACCGGGTCTTTGGTGAGGCGGCCACCCAACAGGACGTGTTCCATCACACCACCCACAGCATCCTGGACAGCTTCCTCCAGGGCTACAACTGCTCAG TGTTTGCCTATGGGGCCACCGGGGCCGGGAAGACACACACCATGCTGGGAAGAGAGGGGGACCCCGGCATCATGTACCTGACCACCATGGAACTGTACAGAAGGCTCGAGGCCTGCCGGGAGGAGAAGAAACTCGAGGTGCTCATCAGCTACCAGGAG GTGTACAATGAGCAGATCCACGACCTCCTGGAGCCCAAGGGGCCCCTTACCATCCGTGAGGACCCCGACAAGGGGGTGGTGGTGCAAGGGCTTTCCTTCCACCAG CCGACCTCAGCTGAGCAGCTGCTGGGGATGCTGACCAGGGGGAACCGTAACCGCACGCAGCACCCCACTGACGTCAACGCTACGTCCTCCCGCTCCCATGCCATCTTCCAG ATCTTCGTGAAGCAGCAGGACCGGATCCCAGGTCTGACTCAGGCCCTTCGGGTGGCCAAGATGAGCCTGATTGACCTGGCTGGCTCGGAGCGGGCGTCCAGCACCCACGCCAAGGGGGAGCGGCTGCGGGAGGGAGCCAGCATTAACCGCTCGCTGCTGGCCCTCATCAACGTCCTCAACGCCCTGGCCGACGCAAAG GGCCGCAAGTCTCACGTGCCCTACCGGGACAGCAAGCTGACCCGCCTACTCAAGGACTCCATCGGGGGCAACTGCCGCACGGTGATGATCGCTGCCATCAGCCCCTCCAGCCTGGCCTACGAGGACACTTACAACACCCTCAAGTATGCCGACCGGGCCAAGGAGATCAAACTCTCG CTGAAGAGCAACGTGATCAGCCTGGACTCTCACATCAGCCAGTACGCCAGCATCTGCCAGCAGCTCCAGGCTGAG GTGGCCGCCCTGAGGGAGAAGCTCCGAGTGTACGAGGCAGGGGCCCAGGCCCCGCAGCAGGACTCCTCGCAGCCCCCCAAAGCGGGCCCTCCACATCAACC CCTTTCCAGCTGCCCCTCGCCATCCCGCCTCCCCAGCCAGTCCTGCACCCCAGAGCTACGCCCAGGGTCGGCAGTCCTTCAAGAGGAGAGCCTGGGGACAGAGGCCCAGGTGGAGAAGGTCGTGGAAGGCAACTCTTCAGACAGGGAGCAGCCCCCAGAGGGCAAGGACGAAGGTCTGGCTGAGGAG GTTCCAATCCAGGTGCCAGCACAGAACCTCAGACACCCATTGCCCGGCTCCCCTGACCTGACCCTGCAGCCCAAACCAGTCGTGGACCACCTCCCACCACGGAACCTGGGCAGGGGCCGTTCTAAGCA GTTGGCTCTGAGGGTGTTGTGCCTGGCCCAGCGCCAGTATTCCCTGCTCCAAGCAGCCAACCTCCTGACCCCTGACATGATCGCAGAATTCGAGATGCTGCAGCAGCTGGTACAAGAGGAAAACACTGAGCCTGGAGCAGAGGCCACCGGGGAGCCTGACCCGGCCAGGGGGTCACCTCTGGCTCAGGAGCTACGTTCAGAGTCAA AGTCTCTAGGATACTCCGGCCCTGTGACCCGGACCATGGCAAGGCAACTGAGTGGCCTCATACACACTCTCGGGGTCCCACCCAGGCCTGACCGCACCTCAGCTCAGGCATCCCAACGgcccacagagaagaaaaggaggagaccGAGCCCCTTGGAGCCAGACAGCCCACCAGCCCCGAAGCCCGGGACCAAGCGCCAGCGCCAGTCCCTCTTGCCCTGCCTGAGGAGGGGGACCCCTCCTGAGGCTCGGCTTCCGGAAGGGCCCATCACCCCCACAGGGGGACGGGCCTCCTCCCCCTGCCATTCCCCTCACTTCTGCCCAGCCACAGTCATCAAAAGCCGGGTGCCCCTGGGCCCTTCCGCTCTGCAGAACTGCTCCACCCCTCTGGCCCTGCCCGCACGGGACCTCAACGCCACCTTTGATCTCTCCGAGGAGGCCCCCTCAAAGCTGGGCTTCCACGAATGCGTTGGCTGGGACAGTGTCCCCCGGGAGTTGGACAGGCTGGATCAGCCCTTCATCCCCAG cgGACCCAGGCCCCTGTTCACCGTGAAGGGCCCCAAGCCGGCAACTTCCTTCCCTAGGACCTCAGCTCGCAAGAAGAGGCGCGTTGTGAG TTCCTCAATCTCCCGCGGCCACAGTCGCATCGCCCGCCTGCCCAGCAGCACCTTGAAGAGGCCAGCTGGGCCCCTGGCAATCCCAG CCCCACCTTCTGCGAAGGGCCCCTGCTCCTTAGCAGGTGAAGAAGCTATCACCCCTGAAGGCCTGGTCCATCCTCCTACAGCCTGCATGTGGTGGGTTGCCAGGAGTCCTGTCGTCAGAGAGAGCGTCTTAGTGGTCCCCTGGTCTTACAAGGCTCCAGGCTGA
- the KIF18B gene encoding kinesin-like protein KIF18B isoform X2 codes for MVMAVENSVVRVVVRVRPPTPRELESQRRPVVQVVDERVLVFDPEEPDGGFLGLKWGSVPDGPKKKGKDLTFVFDRVFGEAATQQDVFHHTTHSILDSFLQGYNCSVFAYGATGAGKTHTMLGREGDPGIMYLTTMELYRRLEACREEKKLEVLISYQEVYNEQIHDLLEPKGPLTIREDPDKGVVVQGLSFHQPTSAEQLLGMLTRGNRNRTQHPTDVNATSSRSHAIFQIFVKQQDRIPGLTQALRVAKMSLIDLAGSERASSTHAKGERLREGASINRSLLALINVLNALADAKGRKSHVPYRDSKLTRLLKDSIGGNCRTVMIAAISPSSLAYEDTYNTLKYADRAKEIKLSLKSNVISLDSHISQYASICQQLQAEVAALREKLRVYEAGAQAPQQDSSQPPKAGPPHQPLSSCPSPSRLPSQSCTPELRPGSAVLQEESLGTEAQVEKVVEGNSSDREQPPEGKDEGLAEEVPIQVPAQNLRHPLPGSPDLTLQPKPVVDHLPPRNLGRGRSKQLALRVLCLAQRQYSLLQAANLLTPDMIAEFEMLQQLVQEENTEPGAEATGEPDPARGSPLAQELRSESKSLGYSGPVTRTMARQLSGLIHTLGVPPRPDRTSAQASQRPTEKKRRRPSPLEPDSPPAPKPGTKRQRQSLLPCLRRGTPPEARLPEGPITPTGGRASSPCHSPHFCPATVIKSRVPLGPSALQNCSTPLALPARDLNATFDLSEEAPSKLGFHECVGWDSVPRELDRLDQPFIPSGPRPLFTVKGPKPATSFPRTSARKKRRVVSSSISRGHSRIARLPSSTLKRPAGPLAIPEPPSSPHSPGNQRSQKELLGVGGALSAGSCSTKVS; via the exons ATGGTGATGGCGGTGGAAAACAGCGTGGTGCGGGTCGTGGTGCGGGTGCGGCCCCCCACCCCGAGGGAGTTGGAGAGTCAGCGGCGGCCTGTGGTTCAGGTGGTGGATGAGCGGGTGCTGGTGTTTGACCCTGAGGAGCCCGATGGGGGCTTCCTTGGCCTGAAATGGGGCAGCGTTCCTGATGGCCCCAAGAAGAAGGGTAAAGACCTGACGTTTGTCTTTGACCGGGTCTTTGGTGAGGCGGCCACCCAACAGGACGTGTTCCATCACACCACCCACAGCATCCTGGACAGCTTCCTCCAGGGCTACAACTGCTCAG TGTTTGCCTATGGGGCCACCGGGGCCGGGAAGACACACACCATGCTGGGAAGAGAGGGGGACCCCGGCATCATGTACCTGACCACCATGGAACTGTACAGAAGGCTCGAGGCCTGCCGGGAGGAGAAGAAACTCGAGGTGCTCATCAGCTACCAGGAG GTGTACAATGAGCAGATCCACGACCTCCTGGAGCCCAAGGGGCCCCTTACCATCCGTGAGGACCCCGACAAGGGGGTGGTGGTGCAAGGGCTTTCCTTCCACCAG CCGACCTCAGCTGAGCAGCTGCTGGGGATGCTGACCAGGGGGAACCGTAACCGCACGCAGCACCCCACTGACGTCAACGCTACGTCCTCCCGCTCCCATGCCATCTTCCAG ATCTTCGTGAAGCAGCAGGACCGGATCCCAGGTCTGACTCAGGCCCTTCGGGTGGCCAAGATGAGCCTGATTGACCTGGCTGGCTCGGAGCGGGCGTCCAGCACCCACGCCAAGGGGGAGCGGCTGCGGGAGGGAGCCAGCATTAACCGCTCGCTGCTGGCCCTCATCAACGTCCTCAACGCCCTGGCCGACGCAAAG GGCCGCAAGTCTCACGTGCCCTACCGGGACAGCAAGCTGACCCGCCTACTCAAGGACTCCATCGGGGGCAACTGCCGCACGGTGATGATCGCTGCCATCAGCCCCTCCAGCCTGGCCTACGAGGACACTTACAACACCCTCAAGTATGCCGACCGGGCCAAGGAGATCAAACTCTCG CTGAAGAGCAACGTGATCAGCCTGGACTCTCACATCAGCCAGTACGCCAGCATCTGCCAGCAGCTCCAGGCTGAG GTGGCCGCCCTGAGGGAGAAGCTCCGAGTGTACGAGGCAGGGGCCCAGGCCCCGCAGCAGGACTCCTCGCAGCCCCCCAAAGCGGGCCCTCCACATCAACC CCTTTCCAGCTGCCCCTCGCCATCCCGCCTCCCCAGCCAGTCCTGCACCCCAGAGCTACGCCCAGGGTCGGCAGTCCTTCAAGAGGAGAGCCTGGGGACAGAGGCCCAGGTGGAGAAGGTCGTGGAAGGCAACTCTTCAGACAGGGAGCAGCCCCCAGAGGGCAAGGACGAAGGTCTGGCTGAGGAG GTTCCAATCCAGGTGCCAGCACAGAACCTCAGACACCCATTGCCCGGCTCCCCTGACCTGACCCTGCAGCCCAAACCAGTCGTGGACCACCTCCCACCACGGAACCTGGGCAGGGGCCGTTCTAAGCA GTTGGCTCTGAGGGTGTTGTGCCTGGCCCAGCGCCAGTATTCCCTGCTCCAAGCAGCCAACCTCCTGACCCCTGACATGATCGCAGAATTCGAGATGCTGCAGCAGCTGGTACAAGAGGAAAACACTGAGCCTGGAGCAGAGGCCACCGGGGAGCCTGACCCGGCCAGGGGGTCACCTCTGGCTCAGGAGCTACGTTCAGAGTCAA AGTCTCTAGGATACTCCGGCCCTGTGACCCGGACCATGGCAAGGCAACTGAGTGGCCTCATACACACTCTCGGGGTCCCACCCAGGCCTGACCGCACCTCAGCTCAGGCATCCCAACGgcccacagagaagaaaaggaggagaccGAGCCCCTTGGAGCCAGACAGCCCACCAGCCCCGAAGCCCGGGACCAAGCGCCAGCGCCAGTCCCTCTTGCCCTGCCTGAGGAGGGGGACCCCTCCTGAGGCTCGGCTTCCGGAAGGGCCCATCACCCCCACAGGGGGACGGGCCTCCTCCCCCTGCCATTCCCCTCACTTCTGCCCAGCCACAGTCATCAAAAGCCGGGTGCCCCTGGGCCCTTCCGCTCTGCAGAACTGCTCCACCCCTCTGGCCCTGCCCGCACGGGACCTCAACGCCACCTTTGATCTCTCCGAGGAGGCCCCCTCAAAGCTGGGCTTCCACGAATGCGTTGGCTGGGACAGTGTCCCCCGGGAGTTGGACAGGCTGGATCAGCCCTTCATCCCCAG cgGACCCAGGCCCCTGTTCACCGTGAAGGGCCCCAAGCCGGCAACTTCCTTCCCTAGGACCTCAGCTCGCAAGAAGAGGCGCGTTGTGAG TTCCTCAATCTCCCGCGGCCACAGTCGCATCGCCCGCCTGCCCAGCAGCACCTTGAAGAGGCCAGCTGGGCCCCTGGCAATCCCAG AGCCCCCCTCCAGTCCCCACTCCCCTGGCAACCAGAGGAGCCAGAAGGAActgttgggggttgggggagcgCTGTCAGCTGGGAGCTGCTCCACCAAGGTGTCCTGA